One part of the Mangrovibacillus cuniculi genome encodes these proteins:
- a CDS encoding YbaB/EbfC family nucleoid-associated protein, whose product MRGMGNMQNMMKQMQKMQKKMAEAQEKLGEERIEGSAGGGMVTVVVSGHKEVVDIIIKEEVVDPEDIDMLQDLVLAATNDALKKAEELSSSTMGQFTKGMNLPGF is encoded by the coding sequence ATGCGTGGAATGGGTAATATGCAAAATATGATGAAACAAATGCAAAAGATGCAAAAGAAAATGGCAGAAGCACAAGAAAAACTTGGGGAAGAAAGAATTGAAGGATCTGCTGGTGGCGGTATGGTTACTGTTGTAGTATCTGGTCATAAAGAAGTTGTAGACATTATTATTAAAGAAGAAGTAGTAGATCCAGAAGATATCGATATGCTTCAAGATTTAGTATTAGCAGCGACAAATGATGCTTTGAAGAAAGCAGAAGAACTATCTTCTTCTACAATGGGCCAGTTTACT